The Epilithonimonas zeae genome contains the following window.
GCGCAGTGATGATATTCGCAACCTGATCGTCGATTCCTGTTCCGAGGAAAATGATTCTGTCCATCATCAATCTAGAAAAAACGTCCATCTGTGCAACGTTCATTCTTCTTTCCTCCATAATGTAAGGCGTAAGATTGGTTGGGTTGAACATTCCCATATATTGGTCTGTAACAAGACCATTGTTTCCCATATGTTTTACCGAGAAATCTCTGAATTCTTTTTTAATGTCCATATTATATTTGGTTATTTTTAAATCTATATTGAGTTTGCAATTTCTATTCCTTTGCTAAAGTAAGTCATTCTGTCACAAAATACGAAATAATTCGCTGTCTAATTTGTTTTTGAGTTGAGTCAAGAGAATGATATTTTGATAAATATGCGTATTATCTTGCTCATTATCTGTTGTATTCTTCAGGTCGTTGATTAACTTAACAACATATTCTCTTTTATGTCTTAAAACAATATCCGAAACAAGCTTCGGAACAACCTCCTCTTCTGAACTGAAATAAATATTGAACTTGTTCCAGTTGCTTGTGTGATAGTTTTCTATAAGTGCATTCGCTAGTTTACCAGAGATTTCCTCATCCATCATATTGAAGAAAAAATTACCTGATCTTATTTCGTTTTGAAGAATACCTTCTTTGATTTCAGAAATAATTGTTTTATGAATATCCAGCTGAATCTCGCATTCATCTTCTTCCAAATGATTCAGAATTTCTTCTATGACTGTAATTTTGTAAGCGTTTCCATCAGCATCTTTTCTGTCTAAGACGAAATCACCATATTTCAACATCAAATCAACCAATTTTTCTTCCTGAAGCAACAATGGATTGACAGAAAAAGTATTTTCCTGAACAATTTCTAATTTTGGAGCAGCCTTTTTCTCTTCAAACTTAGGTTTTGATTCCTGCTGTTGTGTGACATTGGTCTGAATCTGAAGTTCATTAAACAAACTTTGCTCACTCAATCCAAATTTATTCGAAACTTCTTTCAAATAAACTTCACGTTTCAAAGCATTTTGCACAAACGCAACCGATTTTACAATATCACGGATTGATTCTGCTTTTCTGATGGGGTCATTGCCTGCATCTTTCAGAAGAATCTCAGCTTTGAAATCGATGAAATCTTTGGCTTCTTTATCAATGAAATTCTCAACATATTCCTGCGGATGTTTTCTTGCAAAAGAATCGGGATCATCACCATCTGGAAAGAGAAGAACACGAATGTTCATTCCTTCGGAAAGTAACATATCGATGCTTCGGAAACTCGCTTTGATTCCTGCTTTATCACCATCGAAAAGAATCGTTACGTTTTCAGTTAATCTTTTTATTAATTTGATCTGTTCCGTTGTCAAAGACGTTCCTGAACTTGCCACAACATTTTCAATTCCTGACTGATGAAGCGAAACCACATCCATATAACCTTCCACCAAAAGACAAAGGTTTTTTCTGGAAATGGATTGTTTGCTTTGATTCAGACCATAAAGAACATTGGATTTATGGTAAATTTCGGTTTCCGGAGAGTTGAGGTATTTCGCAGTTTTGACATTATTCTTGAGAATTCTTGCACCAAAACCAAGAACTCTTCCCGAAAAACTGTGAATCGGAAACACTACTCTATCACGGAATCTATCTATTCCTGAAGGTGTATTTTCCGGAAATATGGACAACCCTGATTTTTCAAGAATATCTTTGGAATAAGCTTTTCCAAGAGCGAACTCTGTAAACGCATTTTTCTTTTCAGGAGAATAACCTAATTGGAATTTTTTGATAATATCATCCCGAAGTTCTCTTTCTTTAAAATAAGAATAAGCAATCATTTTGCCTTCTTCCGATTCCCAAAGCTGATCTTGGAAAAAATCATTGGCAACCTCGTGGATCTTATAAAGCAAATCACGCTCGGTTTGTGATTGTTTTTCTTCTTCAGAATATTCTCGGATATTTTCCTCTATCTCTATCCCATATTTTTTCGCCGCGTGGCGAAGTGCTTCGGGATAAGTGAAATTCTCGATTTCCATTAAAAAAGAAATAGCTGTTCCTCCTTTTCCTGTCGAGAAGTCTTTCCAGATCTGCTTACTAGGAGAAACTACAAAACTTGGTGATTTTTCCTCGTGAAAAGGACTCAAACCCTTGAAGTTAGAGCCTGCCCTTTTCAACTGAACATATTCACCAATGATCTCTTCTACACGGATGGTAGAAAATATTTTATCAATCGTCTCTTTCGTAATCACGATGTAAAGGTAATAATTAGTTTTAATTTTTATTCTGAAATAAAATCTGCAGAAACCTTATTTTTGTAAAAAATTTAAGATGCAATTTACAATTCATCAGCTTGAAGAATGGAAAGACATTGTCAATCAAATCATTCCAAATCTTCAACATAATATTCTTCTTCTCAAAGGCAATCTGGGCGCAGGAAAAACCACTTTTTCTCAGTTTTTGCTTCAGGAATTGGGAAGCTCAGACGAAATCTCATCTCCAACCTACTCTATTGTGAATGAGTATGATACACCAAAAGGAAAAGTTTTTCATTTTGATTTGTACCGATTAAAATCTGTGGAAGAAGCTTATGATTTCGGGATTGAGGAATATCTTGACAATGGATTTTTGTCAATTATAGAATGGCCGGAAATCTATATGGACGAGCTTGAAGGTTACGATTTTCACGAAATGACCATCACCAATACAGAATCCGGAAGAGAAATCGAGTTTAATTAAACATAATAGTAATTTGTTTTATCTTTGCTTTAGATTTTGAACAATGATTCGTTTTATATGAGCAGTACATCAACCATATTTACGCCTTTTACAGAAGAAGAACTGATTCCTAAAGAGGAAAAACTAGAAGTTGTAAAAAAAGGAAAAACCTTTAGCATTGGTATTCCAAAAGAAACTTGTCTGAACGAAAAAAGAACGTGTATCATTCCGGATGCAGTTCAGATTTTGGTAAATAATGGACACAAAGTCATTATAGAAAGTGGCGCCGGAGAAGGCTCACACTTTTCTGATATTTTATACTCCGAAGCTGGTGCAGAGATTACAAACGACCCCAAAGTCGCTTTTTCTCAAGACTTGGTTCTAAAAATAAATCCACCAACCGAAGAGGAAATCGATTACTTGAGACCGATGACTTATTTAATTTCGGCTTTACAAATCAATCTTAGAGACAAAGATTATTTCCTGAAATTAGCTTGCAAAAAAGTCAATGCGATTGCTTTCGAATTCATAATGGATGAATACAAACAATTGTCATTGGTAAGATTAATTGGTGAAATTGCTGGAAGTGTTTCCATCCTTTACGCCTCAGAATTATTGGCAATGTCCAACGGATTGATGCTTGGCGGAATCACTGGTGTTCGTCCTACGGAAGTTGTAATTCTTGGAGCGGGAATCGTTGGAGAATTCGCGACAAAAGCTGCTATAGGACTTGGAGCGAGTGTCAAAGTTTTTGATAATTCATTGTCGAAGCTTCGAAGACTTCATACTTTGGTGGACAGTCGTGTTCCAACATCGGTCATCGACCCGAAAGAATTAACAAAATCGCTTAGAAGAGCCGATGTTGTTATCGGAGCTTTACCAAGGTTGAATCTTCCTCCAATCGTTACCGAAGATATGGTAATGAAAATGAAAAAAGGAAGTGTCATCATCGATATCACAATCGATAATGGAAAGGTGATTGAAACCTCAGAGCTGACAACAACAGAAAAACCATTCATTGTAAAACACGACGTTATCCACTGTGGTTTACCGAATTTGACTTCAAGAATGCCGAGAACGACAACGAAAGCTGTGAGCAATTTCTTCCTAAGCTATCTGTTAGGTTATGACGAAGAGGGCGGTTTCGAAAATATGCTGATTCATAAAAACGAAATCAAACAATCTCTTTATATGTACAAAGGAAGACATACGAAACAATTGATTTGCAACAAGTTCGACCTTCCTTATCATGATATCAATCTTTTGATTTTCTAAATCTCATTAATGCTAAAAAAATTAAAATTCTACGCTATCGGTCTGGTTCCAGGCTTGTTAATCGTATTTTTCATACTCAATCAAAAAGGTACAAGTTGCTCTTATTTCCCTAATGACAGGGTAATTGCTGAAACGTTGACAAAAGATTTCACCTATTCTCCAGCTTTCCAAACGGAGATGGAGCTCAACAAAATCTCAGAACAATTCTTGAAAGACAGCATCATCGCTGGTGGAAAAATTGATTTTGACCGAAGCAAAGCACAAGAGAAACCTTGTCCAAAATACGTTTTGGTTTATCCGAAAAACAATCCGAGATTCGAAATTAATTATTCTAAATGCAAGGAAAATGCTGAATTTACCAGCTTGAAAAAACTGAAATAATATGTCTGGCAAAAATCTCTTACTTCCGGATTATTTTCTGTTTGGTGGGATTTTCGTCATCTTTTTTTTGCTGGTTTTAACTTTCTTCCTTTATGGGAAATACAAATCGTCAAAAGCGAAAAATAAAATTTTAGAAGACAATTACAAAGCGATTGAAAGCAAACTCGACAATGTACGCTTAGAACATATCGAGACCAAACTCAATCCGCATCTTTTCAAAAACATTCTCAATTCGGTTCAATCACACGCTTATCAGACTTATATTTCGTTGGATAAATTGGCGAGTATTCTGGATTATATTCTTTATGAAAGCAGCAACAAATTCGTGAGTCCAAAAGAGGAATTGGATTTTGCAATGAACCTTATCGAAATCAATAAAATCAAAATCAATCCTTTGTTCGATTTTAGAATTAAAACGAAAATTAATAAAGAAGATTCTATATATCTGGAGAAAGTTTTTGCCCCATTGATTTCTGTTGATTTGATTGAAAATGCTTTTAAACACACCGATTTTTTGGCTGAGGATTCTTTTATTGCCGTGAATTTAATTTTAGATGACGGGAAATTTGAGATGAAAGTCTCCAACAAAATCTCCGAAAAAACACCATTAAAAAAGGAAAACAGCGGATTCGGAAGCAAATCATTTGACCAAAGATTGAAACTGATTTACAAAGACCATTACAAGCTGAACAAAAATATCACCAACGGAAATTACGTCGCCCATTTAACCATTAATCTTTCAGAATTTTATGATAAAATGCGTTATTCTGGACGATGAATTATTGGCAATCAGCTACCTGAAACTTCTCTGCGACCAGATTGAAGGTATAGAAGTTGTGAAAGCTTTCAACAATCCGAAAATATTTTTGCAAGAAATCAATGATATCGACTGTGATGTCTGCATTCTTGATATCGAAATGCCTGGAATGAATGGACTTCAAGTCGCGGAATTAATCAAAAACAAAAAAATCATTTTCACAACCGCTTACAAAGAATATGCGGCAGAAGCTTTTGACCTTGATGTGGTAGATTATGTACGGAAACCTATCAAAAAAGAACGTCTTCAACAAGCTTTTGAAAAGGCTGAAAAATTACTCGGCGAGCAGAAAAAAAATCAGTTTTTTGAGTGGAATACCAATCTCGGAAAAACCCGAATTTTTGTCAGTGATGTGGTTTACATCAAAACTTCTGACATAGACAGCCGCGACAAAGACTTAATGCTGAAAAACAATTCAGAAATCACACTTAAAAATCTGAGCTTCAAAAATTTATCTGAATTATTACCTGAAAAATTGTTTGTTCAAATTAATAAAAAGGAAATGGTTAACATTCAGCATATTCAGGTTTTTTCTTCTTCGGAAATTATTCTGGATATGGTTTCATCAGACGGAATTCCTTTAAAATTGGGTGTCAGCGATATTTTCAAAAATCAAATTTCTGAAAAATTGTCAAGATAATTTCAGCGCAGAATTTACTGCTTTCATTACATTTCTGAATTGAATTAACTTTTGATTCATCAAAACTTCTCAAATTTACATCCTGAAATCAGTACAATTCAAGTTACCGATTTGTGAAATGAATTTGATTATGAAAAAGTACAGAAATATTATCTTTTACGTCCTTACAATTGCGTTTTTCTCTTGTTTGATGTATTGGTTTTTTGTAGAAGGAAAAACTTTGGAAATTGGAGAAAGTATTGCGCCGACTAAAGTAACTGGCGGAACGATGTGGGACACTTTCGCTACATCATTCTTAGAAAATCTTCATCATCCATTGGCACTTCTTTTGGCACAAATTGTTACCATAATTGTTGTTGCTAAGTTTTTCGGATGGATTTGTGTTAAGCTGAAACAACCATCTGTAATTGGCGAGATGATTGCAGGTATTGTCCTTGGACCATCACTTGTAGGATTATATTTTCCAGAATTTTCAGCGTTTATGTTCCCAAAAGAATCGCTTCCTAACTTACAATTTCTAAGTCAGATTGGTTTGATTCTCTTCATGTATATCGTGGGGATGGAGCTGGATTTGAGCGTTCTGAGAAAAAAAGCACACGATGCGGTTGTTATCAGCCACGCAAGTATTATCATTCCTTTTGCTTTGGGTGTTGGACTGGCTTACTTTATCTATAAAGAATTTGCGCCTGACGGAATTCAATTCAGTTCGTTTGCCTTATTTATGGCGATTGCGATGAGTATCACAGCATTTCCAGTTCTTGCAAGAATTGTTCAGGAAAGGAATCTCCATAAAACCAAAATTGGAACCGTTGTAATTACTTGTGCTGCAGCCGATGACATTACGGCCTGGTGCATCTTAGCAGCCGTAATTGCAGTTGTAAAAGCAGGCTCTTTTTCGGGTTCTATTTTTGTCATTATAATGGCAATTGTTTACGTTTTCTTGATGATAAGATTGGTAAAACCTTTCCTTACAAGAATTGCCGAATCACAAAAAGGAAAAGGATTCATCAACAAAGCATTGGTTGCCGTTTTCTTTTTGATATTGATTATCTCATCTTATTTGACAGAAGTTATCGGGATTCATGCACTTTTCGGAGCGTTTATGGCTGGAGCGATAATGCCTGAAAATGTGAAATTCAGAAACCTTTTCATCGAGAAAGTTGAAGACGTCGCTTTGGTTTTGTTACTTCCATTATTCTTTGTATTCACAGGACTTAGAACACAAATCGGATTATTGAACGACCCCCATCTCTGGAAAATCGGTGGATTGATTATCTTGACGGCGGTTATCGGTAAATTTGTAGGAAGCGCATTGACTGCTAAATTTCTAAGATTAAATTGGAAAGACAGTCTCACCATCGGTGCTTTGATGAATACAAGAGGTTTGACTGAACTGATTGTTCTTAATATCGGTTATGACTTAGGTGTTTTAGGCCCTGAATTATTTGCGATGCTTGTGATAATGGCGCTATTCACAACTTTTATGACAGGTCCTTGTCTTGATATGATCAATTATTTCTTCAAAGGAAAAAAATCAAGTCTGGAAGAAGACGACAATGATAATGATGAAAAATATAAAGTTCTTTTATCATTTGAAACGCCGGAATCCGGAAGTACATTGTTGAAATTAGCTGATAATTTTACCCATAAAATGAACGGTAATAAAAGCGTAACAGCAATGAACATTGCTCCTCTTGATGAATTGCACGCTTTTGACATCGAAGATTATGAAAAAGAACTATTTGAAGATGTGATTGATACTTCTCAGGCCTTAAAACTGGAAGTAACGACACTTTTCAAAGCTTCCACAGATACACAAAGTGATTTAGTTAATATTACTAACAAAGGTAATTATGATTTGCTTTTGATAATGTTAGGAAAATCCATTTACGAAGGAACTTTGCTTGGAAAATTGCTTGGTTTCACGACCAAAATCATCAATCCAAGTAAATTACTCAATACGGTTACTGGAAAATCATATATTTTCAACAACTCCCCTTTTGATGATTTCACATTAAGTATTATCGATAAAACCAATATTCCTGTTGGGATAATGGTGGACAAAAACTTTGAAAGTGCAGACAGAATCTTTATCCCAATTTTTGATTTGAGCGATTTTTATCTGGTTGAATATGCTAAACGATTGATCAATAATAACGACTCTCAGGTTATCATTTTGGACGCAGCAGGACAAATCCGTAAGAATACAGAAATCCGTGAATTGATAAGAAATATCGAACATATCGCGCCGAATCACATTACGCTTTACAATGAAAAAACAATCGAAAAAGAATTCCTAGAATCTCAGGATTTGATGTTGATCAGCAGCAAAAGCTGGAAAAATCTGATTGATACAAAAAGTCTTTGGTTATCAGACATTCCATCCACTTTAATTGTTTCGAATCCATAATTTTTTTTGAATTTTAGAAAATTAATTTCTATCTTCGTTTTGTGAAAAAAATAAACAGAACATATTATTATGCAATTTTGACCCTGAAACAGGATTAGGATTCGTATGTACAAATATCAAAACCTCGTCCTAATGACGGGGTTTTTTGTTTTAAATTATTAATAGAAAAATATTATAAATGAAACGCTTTGCGTTCCATCTGACAGAATAAAAAAATAAGTATTTACAGATGAAAATAGGAATTATTGGAACCGGATTAATTGGAGGTTCCATTGCATTGAAATTAAAAGAGAAAAACTTCGCAGAATTTGTTTATGGAATTGACCAAAACGAAGAAAATCTAAACAAAGCTCTCGAGCTCAATATCATTGATGAAAAGGCAGATTTAGAATTAGGAATCAAAAATTCTGAATTAATTATCATTTCGATTCCGGTGGATTCTGCGAAGAAAATATTACCCGATGTTTTGGATTTGATTAATGAAAATCAAGTCGTAATGGACGTTGGTTCTACAAAATCAGGCATTGTAGATTCAATTAAAAATCATTTAAACAGAAAACGATTTGTCGCTTTTCACCCGATGTGGGGAACGGAAAATTCTGGTCCAAATGCGGCAACTAAAGACAGTTTTACAGGAAAAGCTGCCGTGATTTGCAACAAAGAAGAATCTGACGAAAATGCCTTGGAAATTGTAGAACAAGTTATTGAGGCTTTGGAAATGCATCCGATTTATATGAATGCCGATGTACACGATATTCACACGGCTTATATTTCGCATATTTCGCACATTACTTCTTACGCTTTGGCCAATACTGTTTTGGAAAAGGAACGAGAAGAGGATACGATTTTCCAATTGGCAAGTTCCGGTTTTTCAAGTACCGTTCGTCTGGCAAAATCTCATCCTGAAATGTGGGTTCCCATTTTCCGTCAGAACAAAGAAAACGTTTTGGATGTTCTTAATGAACATATTTCACAGCTTAGAAAATTCAAATCTGCTTTGGAGAAAGAGAATTTTGATTACTTGGAGGAATTGATTAGGAATGCGAATAAGATTCGGGGGATTTTGGATAAATAGAAAACAATCTAAATGGAAAACTAAAATATTCTTAATGAGTCCAATTTTCAAGTTTTCCATTTTCTTTTTGCCATATTTCAATATAAACATCCTCTGACATTGGTTTACCTTTATCTTTAATAATGTCAAAATTTAAATCTTTTAGAGCATTCTCGAATTTTTTAATACAATAGCTATATTCTTCTTTCTCAAAAAACTCCTCAATTTCTTTTTCAGAATACGTCATTCTAATTTGGGAAACCTTACCATTTCCACCAATCGTAACAAGATATCTTTCTGAACAATCATTTTCATTTTGCCATTTTTCTTTCTTTAATCTCTTAAAAAGAACATCTGAAATTTTATCTTTATCAATTCTATTTATTGATTTCGGTACTTTTTGATAATTATGAACTTCTTCTTGTCTTACTAAATTTCCGCTACTAAATTCCAACACAGTTTCATATTCAAATATTTTATAAAAAACACCGTCCCAGCGAAGTTGTCTATTATTTTTGATTTTTTGAGGAAAATTAATAATACCAGAAAACCAATCTATCAACACTCGGTTATCCCGAGTCTTATCTCCAAATATTTTTTTAATTTTTTTTGTAGAATCATCTGCACTAATTGAAGTTTTATCTTTCAATGCTCCACAGGAAATAATTTTTGTCAGATATAATTTATCATCAATAACTTCATATATTGCTTGATAACCTCTCCAACAATTTAATGGGACACCGAGTTTTTCAGAACCTCTAAAACTTAATCCAAATAATTTTTCTTCATCAGGATTTTGTTTTTGAAGATATTGTTCTAAAATTAAATTATACGTTGGAATTGTATCTTTCTTATAAATAATATAATCAGGCATTTGCGGGCTTGCGAAAATGTCTGTCATAATAAAAATGAAAATCGTAAAAAGAATTTTAAACAATATTTTCATTTAGAAAGTACATTTATTTATCAAATTGATTCGGATGTAATTTCTTAATATCATCCACGGTTCCAAGAACTTTATCTTTCAGCGAATCCTGATATTTTTGCAGTTTTTCAGAGACTCCAGAATCGGAAGTCCCTATAATTTTTGCTGCGAGAATTCCGGCATTTGAAGCACCATTAAGAGCAACCGTTGCCACAGGAATCCCAGAAGGCATCTGAAGAATTGACAAAACTGAATCCCAACCGTCAATAGAATTGCTGGACAAAATCGGAACGCCAATCACAGGCAAAGTCGTACAGCTGGCAACCATTCCAGGAAGATGAGCCGCGCCTCCAGCTCCAGCAACAATAACCTTCAAACCTCTTTCTTTAGCAGTTTTCGCGTAATCAAACATTCTTTCCGGCGTTCTGTGCGCAGAAACGACTGTTAATTCGTAAGGAATTTCCAGAGATTTTAGAAAATCTGCAGCTTGCTGCATTATTGGCAAATCGCTTTGACTGCCCATTATTATTCCGACCATTTCAATTTCTATTAGATGCTCAAAGATAAAGATTTATCAATAAAATCGAGTTTTTTGGAATATCTTTGTTTCTTAATTTTCCAGATTTGAATTCCAAAACCATTATCGCTATTCTAATTGTTGCCATTGTTTGGGGCACAACTTTCCTTGGTATCAAAATCGGAGTGGAAACTGTTCCACCTTGGTTTGTTGCAGGATTTCGTCAATTTTTAGCATCATTGATTCTTTTACCATTTTTAATTTTTACAAAAAATATGAAATGGATTGGCTGGAAGAATTTTAGAATTCAATTGACTTTGTCATCCTTACTTTTAATTGGTGCGAATGGTTTAACAACCGTTGCGGAGAAAAACTTAACGAGCAGTTTAGCTTCCTTAATTAGTGCACTTTCGCCGGTTTTTATCTTTATTGGAAGTATGATTATCGGAATGGAAAAATTCACTATCCGAACTTTAGTTGGTTTGTTAATGGGATTTTCGGGAGTGATTTTTATTTTCTGGGACGGATTGAGTGAACTTTCCAATCCAGATTACAGAAATGGTTTGATTGTGATGATTCTGGCACTTTTAGGCTGGGCAACCGGAACAATTTATACCAAGAAACTTCACGTTCAGAATAACAATCTTTTCCTGAATCTCTTCTACCAATTTGCTTGGGCAGGAATTATCCAGTTGATTTTCGCCTTTTCTTTTTCAGATAAAATCGAAGTTGAAACTTGGTCTGTTAAAAGTATTTCTGCGATTATTTATTTGGCAGTTTTCGGTTCTGTGTTAGCTTTCTTTGCTTATAATTATCTTTTAAAAACATTACTTCCAACACAGGTTTCTATGCTGTCTTACGTGAATACGATTATCAGTATTTTCTTGAGCTGGTTAATTCTTGGAGAATCGATTTCGGAAAAATTCATTATCGCTACAGCATTAATTATCAGCGGAGTTTTTATCATTAATTATAAACCCGGAATGTTGAGAAGAGCAAACAAATAACAAAATTTATTCTTAGATTTATTCTGGCAACTAAATTGATAATGTTAGATAAACCTAAAATATAAATCACTATGAAAAAGACAATTCTAATAGCTTCTTCAGCTATTTTATTGATTGCGACATCCTGCAAAAAACAAGAACAAACTATTGTAACCGACCAGAATAATGACACGGTTGCTGTAGTAACAACTGAAACAAAAACACTTACAGAGGTTGATGCAAAAGCTGCAGTAGATAAAGCCCAAGCAGATTTGGATGCCGCTATAAAAAAGGGAGACAAACAAGCTGAAACTGCTGCCAGAAAAGCTTTAGCAGATGCTAACACAGTTTGGAACGATACTAAGACTGCCGTAGGCAACGCAGCTAAAGATGTGAAAGAAGGCGTTGATAATGCTGTTGACAAAACAAAAGTGGCAGCACAAGATGCGAAGCAAGATATGAAAGCTGCTGCAAAAGACGCCAAAGAAGCGACAAAAAAAGCAACCGAAGATGCAAAAGATGCTTACAATAACGCTTTGGACAAAGCAAAAGCAAAGTAAATTAAAACAAAAAAAGGTCAGAAATCTCTGACCTTTTTTTATGCTATAACTCTTACTAAAGATTTGATGTGAATCAATTTCGCCATCAATTCTTCTCTGGAATCTGCCAAAACATTGATATGCCCCATTTTTCGTCCAGGCTTTGTTTCTGTTTTTCCGTAGAGGTGAACGTAGGTTTTTGGTAATTTTAAAACTTCTTCCAATCCTTCATATTTTACTTTTCCAGAATAATTTTCTTCACCAACAAGATTCAGCATTCCTGAAAATCCGAAAGCTTCTGTATCAGCTAAGGGTGAGTTTGTCACGACTCTGTAAAATTGTTCAAACTGAGAATTTGAGTTTCCTTCCTGTGATTGATGTCCAGAATTATGAAGTCTCGGCGCCGTCTCATTCACCCAAACTTTTCCAATTTTATCGAGGAATAATTCGATGGCGAAAAGCCCTGCAGAATCTGCACTTCGGATGAATTGATTAGCAATCACATCAATCTGTCTTTGAGTTTCCTCAGAAATATCAGCCGGGCAAATATTAAAATCGAGGAGATTCAGTTTTGGATCGGCAACCATTTCTGTTACTGGAAATGTTTTTATTTCTCCGTTTTCATTTTTAGCAACAATCACAGATAATTCTTTGTCGATATCAACCAGATTTTCCAAAACAGATTCCTGAGTCCAAAGGTTTCTCCAATCGTCATTTGAACGAAGTAACTGAACGCCTTTTCCGTCGTAACCTCCTGTATTCAATTTCTGAACAAACGGAATTTGGATTTTGATTTCGTCTTCACTTCCATCCATAATTTCGAATTCTGGAGACGGAATTCTATTCTCCTCATAAAATTGTTTCTGCAAAATCTTCTGCTGAATGAT
Protein-coding sequences here:
- the dnaG gene encoding DNA primase codes for the protein MITKETIDKIFSTIRVEEIIGEYVQLKRAGSNFKGLSPFHEEKSPSFVVSPSKQIWKDFSTGKGGTAISFLMEIENFTYPEALRHAAKKYGIEIEENIREYSEEEKQSQTERDLLYKIHEVANDFFQDQLWESEEGKMIAYSYFKERELRDDIIKKFQLGYSPEKKNAFTEFALGKAYSKDILEKSGLSIFPENTPSGIDRFRDRVVFPIHSFSGRVLGFGARILKNNVKTAKYLNSPETEIYHKSNVLYGLNQSKQSISRKNLCLLVEGYMDVVSLHQSGIENVVASSGTSLTTEQIKLIKRLTENVTILFDGDKAGIKASFRSIDMLLSEGMNIRVLLFPDGDDPDSFARKHPQEYVENFIDKEAKDFIDFKAEILLKDAGNDPIRKAESIRDIVKSVAFVQNALKREVYLKEVSNKFGLSEQSLFNELQIQTNVTQQQESKPKFEEKKAAPKLEIVQENTFSVNPLLLQEEKLVDLMLKYGDFVLDRKDADGNAYKITVIEEILNHLEEDECEIQLDIHKTIISEIKEGILQNEIRSGNFFFNMMDEEISGKLANALIENYHTSNWNKFNIYFSSEEEVVPKLVSDIVLRHKREYVVKLINDLKNTTDNEQDNTHIYQNIILLTQLKNKLDSELFRIL
- a CDS encoding histidine kinase, with the translated sequence MSGKNLLLPDYFLFGGIFVIFFLLVLTFFLYGKYKSSKAKNKILEDNYKAIESKLDNVRLEHIETKLNPHLFKNILNSVQSHAYQTYISLDKLASILDYILYESSNKFVSPKEELDFAMNLIEINKIKINPLFDFRIKTKINKEDSIYLEKVFAPLISVDLIENAFKHTDFLAEDSFIAVNLILDDGKFEMKVSNKISEKTPLKKENSGFGSKSFDQRLKLIYKDHYKLNKNITNGNYVAHLTINLSEFYDKMRYSGR
- the tsaE gene encoding tRNA (adenosine(37)-N6)-threonylcarbamoyltransferase complex ATPase subunit type 1 TsaE, which gives rise to MQFTIHQLEEWKDIVNQIIPNLQHNILLLKGNLGAGKTTFSQFLLQELGSSDEISSPTYSIVNEYDTPKGKVFHFDLYRLKSVEEAYDFGIEEYLDNGFLSIIEWPEIYMDELEGYDFHEMTITNTESGREIEFN
- a CDS encoding LytR/AlgR family response regulator transcription factor, with the protein product MIKCVILDDELLAISYLKLLCDQIEGIEVVKAFNNPKIFLQEINDIDCDVCILDIEMPGMNGLQVAELIKNKKIIFTTAYKEYAAEAFDLDVVDYVRKPIKKERLQQAFEKAEKLLGEQKKNQFFEWNTNLGKTRIFVSDVVYIKTSDIDSRDKDLMLKNNSEITLKNLSFKNLSELLPEKLFVQINKKEMVNIQHIQVFSSSEIILDMVSSDGIPLKLGVSDIFKNQISEKLSR
- a CDS encoding cation:proton antiporter, with the protein product MKKYRNIIFYVLTIAFFSCLMYWFFVEGKTLEIGESIAPTKVTGGTMWDTFATSFLENLHHPLALLLAQIVTIIVVAKFFGWICVKLKQPSVIGEMIAGIVLGPSLVGLYFPEFSAFMFPKESLPNLQFLSQIGLILFMYIVGMELDLSVLRKKAHDAVVISHASIIIPFALGVGLAYFIYKEFAPDGIQFSSFALFMAIAMSITAFPVLARIVQERNLHKTKIGTVVITCAAADDITAWCILAAVIAVVKAGSFSGSIFVIIMAIVYVFLMIRLVKPFLTRIAESQKGKGFINKALVAVFFLILIISSYLTEVIGIHALFGAFMAGAIMPENVKFRNLFIEKVEDVALVLLLPLFFVFTGLRTQIGLLNDPHLWKIGGLIILTAVIGKFVGSALTAKFLRLNWKDSLTIGALMNTRGLTELIVLNIGYDLGVLGPELFAMLVIMALFTTFMTGPCLDMINYFFKGKKSSLEEDDNDNDEKYKVLLSFETPESGSTLLKLADNFTHKMNGNKSVTAMNIAPLDELHAFDIEDYEKELFEDVIDTSQALKLEVTTLFKASTDTQSDLVNITNKGNYDLLLIMLGKSIYEGTLLGKLLGFTTKIINPSKLLNTVTGKSYIFNNSPFDDFTLSIIDKTNIPVGIMVDKNFESADRIFIPIFDLSDFYLVEYAKRLINNNDSQVIILDAAGQIRKNTEIRELIRNIEHIAPNHITLYNEKTIEKEFLESQDLMLISSKSWKNLIDTKSLWLSDIPSTLIVSNP
- a CDS encoding alanine dehydrogenase, whose amino-acid sequence is MSSTSTIFTPFTEEELIPKEEKLEVVKKGKTFSIGIPKETCLNEKRTCIIPDAVQILVNNGHKVIIESGAGEGSHFSDILYSEAGAEITNDPKVAFSQDLVLKINPPTEEEIDYLRPMTYLISALQINLRDKDYFLKLACKKVNAIAFEFIMDEYKQLSLVRLIGEIAGSVSILYASELLAMSNGLMLGGITGVRPTEVVILGAGIVGEFATKAAIGLGASVKVFDNSLSKLRRLHTLVDSRVPTSVIDPKELTKSLRRADVVIGALPRLNLPPIVTEDMVMKMKKGSVIIDITIDNGKVIETSELTTTEKPFIVKHDVIHCGLPNLTSRMPRTTTKAVSNFFLSYLLGYDEEGGFENMLIHKNEIKQSLYMYKGRHTKQLICNKFDLPYHDINLLIF